The sequence GTGACGAGCGAGAGTTCACGCGCTGGGTATCGGCGTGGATGGCGCTGGCCATGGCCACCGTGGCGAGACTCACCGCCGCCAACGAGACCGACAGGACCCTGGCCACCGCGGGGGCATCCTGAGAGTCTGGATCGACATCGACAACGCGCCGCACGTCCAGCTCTTCCGTCCCATCGTCATCTCCTTGCGTTCGTCCGGTGCCGAGGTCGAGGTCACGGCCCGCGACCGGACCTTCGTGCCTCAGCTCCTCGAGGCCGCCGGACTCCCGCACACCGTGATCGGCCGCGGCCAGGCCAGAACCGCGCTCTCCAAGGTGGCCGCGATCGCATCACGCACGGCGGATCTCACGCGCTTTGCCTCGAAGCGCGAGTTCGACGTGGCGATGGGTCATGGGTCGCGCTCGCTTCCCCCCGCGGCCCGCATGGCCGGAGTCCCGAATCTCACGATGTTCGACTACGAGCACGTCTCGACCTGGATGTTCCGTCACTTCTGCGACCGCATCCTCGTCCCCCGGTCCGTGCTGGAGCGCGCCTCCGGGAAGAGCACCCGCCAGCCCCAAGGTCCCTGGGTGCCGTTCGACGGGTTCAAAGAGGAGATCTACCTCTCGGACTCGCCCCGTGATCCCGGCATTCGCGCCCGTCTCGGCGTGGGCGACCACGAGGTGCTCGCCGTGGTGCGGCCGCCGAGCCGTACGGCGCACTATCACGACGCCACGAGCGAGGGGATCCTCGAGGCGCTCACCGCGCGCCTCGCGGAGGCCGCCTCACGAGGAGTGCGGACCGTATGGCTCGCGCGCAATCCGGGCGATCCCGTTCCGCGCACGCTCGATGCTCCCGGATTTCTGGTTCCACGGGACCCGCTCGACGGCCCCTCGCTTCTCGCGGCCGCGGACCTCGCGATCTCGGGTGGCGGCACGATGAACCGTGAAGCCGCGCTCCTCGGGACGCCCGCGTACAGTATCTTCACCGGACCGGCGGGCGCCCTTGACGAGGAGCTGATCCGGACGGGCCGTCTGGTCGCGATTCGCGACGCGACGGAAGTGGGCTCGATCCCGCTCGTGAAGAAGGCAACCCTGCCGGCATCCTATGACGCGGGCCGGACCGATGGTCGATCCGGAACTCCGCGCTCGAAGCTCAAGGACTTCGTCGTCGACCAGATCCAGGACCTCGCGCGTCACCGCACGCGTACGAAACGAACGAGGAGCAACAGGAAGACCGCCGAACGCTGACGCTGTGTGCAGGGAAGGGAGGCAGGGATGGGAGTTCCGTTCGTCGATCTGAAGGCCCAGTACCGTGCGATCCAGGACGAGATCGACACGGCGATCCGGCAGGTGATCGAATCCGCCTCGTTCGTCCTCGGCCCCGCGGTCGAGCGGTTCGAGTCGGATTTCGCCAGCTATCTCGGCGTGGACCACGTGGTCGCCACGAACAACGGCACGACCGCGCTCCAGCTCGCGCTCCTCGCGCTCGGGATCCGTTCGGGTGACGAGGTGATCGTCCCGGCGCACACCTTCATCGCCACGGCCGAGGCGGTCGTTCACGTCGGGGCGGTCCCGGTCTTCGTGGACGTGCTCGAGGACACGGGGAACCTCGACCCGGATCGGCTCGCCGACGCCGCGACCTCACGCACGCGAGCCATCATCCCCGTCCACCTCTACGGCCAGCCCGCGGATCTCGATCCCATTCTCGAGTTCGCGCGCGGGCGCGGCATCTCGGTGCTCGAGGACGCGT comes from Candidatus Eisenbacteria bacterium and encodes:
- a CDS encoding DUF354 domain-containing protein, which gives rise to MDGAGHGHRGETHRRQRDRQDPGHRGGILRVWIDIDNAPHVQLFRPIVISLRSSGAEVEVTARDRTFVPQLLEAAGLPHTVIGRGQARTALSKVAAIASRTADLTRFASKREFDVAMGHGSRSLPPAARMAGVPNLTMFDYEHVSTWMFRHFCDRILVPRSVLERASGKSTRQPQGPWVPFDGFKEEIYLSDSPRDPGIRARLGVGDHEVLAVVRPPSRTAHYHDATSEGILEALTARLAEAASRGVRTVWLARNPGDPVPRTLDAPGFLVPRDPLDGPSLLAAADLAISGGGTMNREAALLGTPAYSIFTGPAGALDEELIRTGRLVAIRDATEVGSIPLVKKATLPASYDAGRTDGRSGTPRSKLKDFVVDQIQDLARHRTRTKRTRSNRKTAER